Sequence from the Chrysemys picta bellii isolate R12L10 unplaced genomic scaffold, ASM1138683v2 scaf407, whole genome shotgun sequence genome:
tctcctgcttcctcctggcagaGGAAGGTGGTGGAGCCGCGATGCACAGATACTGCTTGTGCCCCCTACATTCTtccatgcccccctagggggctgtgtgggagggggcagagcaaggaacagTGCCAGggccccctgcatccaggtcactttccccatctgggctgtgctgtggggcatcaggagctgctgctctctgctctccccataCCCAGCCCAGGGGAGGAAGGTGActtggatgcagggagccctgacattactcctcgctcccccctcacagccccccagggggcacgAGGAGCAATGCGAGCGAGGAGTTGGAGAGGGGagcaagcagcaatgccagctgccccttgcatccaggtcactttccccacctgcgtGCATGAAGGGAGTGCAGGGGCTAAGAAAGAAGGGATgcaaaagggggctggggagaagggggtgcaggggttggagCACAGGTGTGTTGCTGAGGTTAGGGGTGAAGGGGgtacagtgcaggggttggggtgcaggatgggagtGCAGGGCTTAGCTGCAGAGGGGGTTCAGAAAGGTTTAGCAGGGAATGTGGaataggagaagagaaggggtgCAGAAGGTGGTTGGGGACAAGGGGCGCAAGAGAGTTAGGGGAGAAggtggcacagtgcaggggttggggtgcaggaggggagtacAGGGGGATAGGGAAGAAGGGGTGCAGTAGGGAGTTGGGCAGAAGGGCTGCAGGGGTTAGGGACACAGGATGGGGTTcagaggttggggaaagggggaaagGGCAGGGATTAGAAGAGAAGGGTTCAGAAGGGTTTAGGGGAGAAGGGGCACAGggagatggggagaagggggagcaggaggggttggggagatGGGGTTTTTCATTAGTATTGTTATTGTGTATTTTACAaatagtttcacacacacacacacacacacacgtctcagATTAGAAGTGTGAAATCCCACTCAGTTTGATCAGTGAGCACCACCTCTCAGCTACTCGGCACTAGCACAAGATGGGTCCATCTCCCCCCGTCTGCCTggttccctccttcccttacTCTAGTCTTGGAGCATGCAGAAACCAAAGTAAGGGCAGCAACACACCCTCTGCCATGCCTCCCTTATTactgcgctgctgctgtcggGGGCACTGCCGTCAGAACTGGGCACCCCAGCCAGCAcccgctgctctctggctggcCAGCCAGGGCTACATTCTGAGCCCCAGAACCTCgttcaatacaaattaagcactgggaagaggcagtgggaccctggggctgtggggagccggGAGAGCCTGTgaaggccaggggcaatgggagggCAGCCACAGGGGTTGGGGCAATAGGGGGTCACTGCATCCATGGGGCCAGGGTGCCAAAATACAAGgtcacccagggtgccattttcccaaaGGCTGGCCCTGGACCTGCTATGTGCATCGTTGCTGTTCTCTCTTGGCCGAGACGGGGGTTGAGGACAGAGCAGGACAGGTTCTGGTTCGAAGCGTCTCTTATAACAGCAGCAGTGTGAGTATCAAACAGCCGGTCAGCCTGCTGGGATATTTTCTCCATCACTGGTGCTAGTCGCTGCCCGCTGAGGTCTCTCCACAGCACTTGGGGCTTCGGATACCATCCGGCCGATTCACACACCACGTGGATCCCTCCATCCTGATATCCATCGACAGAAAGGTGAGGGGTGGAGCCCAGGCCTGGAGGGGAATGGAGTGAACCTGTGTCATTGCTACACCCTGGGCCCACCAGAGAACTGCTCTGGTGCAGACTGGAGTGTGGGCCTGTGGCAGTGGGAGTCCCAGCGATGTAGCAGTGTCCTCCCTCACCATGAGGTTACACATACAGATCTACCACATCTCACACAAAGCGCCCGTCACTCCCTGTGGCCGCACGGACCTCACGGTATCCATCCCACAGTTCATAGACACGGCGCTACCTAGAGTTTTTCCatcagctcccggaagcagaggCCTCAGGGAGATTTCCACAAACTCTCTCAGTGCCCAAGGAAATTGTGGGAGAAGGGGTCACACTCCCTGGGATGAGCAGCCGCATCTTGGGCATGTCCCCTGGAGTTCAGGGGAAACAGGTGGGGCCTGATCCTTGCTCAGACAGATGCCCCAGCAGCTGAGGGGTGGAGAAGCTGGACATGGAGCTGCTTACTCCAGTGGGTATGAGGAGTTGGCAGGCAGGTGCATCAATCCCATTAACAGCAGGCCTCGTTCCCTAGCGCTCCGGTGCCTTTCCTGTGAGAGGTGACTAGTCTGAGCACACCggaactgtgggggtgggggtgagacacACCATTGACCAGTGCTCACTGGTGCTGGGAAGGGCAAACAACAGCCCGTGCTACTGACCAGCCACCTCCAGTTCCAACGCAGCTTCTTCGTAAAAGGTGGGTGATTGGAAGAGGCAGCCGTAAATCCCTTCATCAGAGGGGGTGATGTTGTGTATCCTCAAGGAGACAGTCCCATTCGCAATACCGTCCTTCAGTAGCTTCGTCGTGCTTCGATACGGTGCGGTCTGCTGGCCAGCCTGATCTCTCCCATCCCGATAGAGATGGACAACTGCAGACAACGTGGATCGGAACCAGCGCACCTCCATGCTCTCGGCGCtcatgctgggggagaggtgacAGGGTAACAGAGCATCTTCTCCCACAAGGGCCCTGATGGGGCGATCGGGTCCAATCACCTTGAAACTCACTGTAGAAGGAACCAGGAGAAAAGAAGCTGTAGCCAAAGCGGAACTAGGAATACATCATGGCGATGGAAATGGGAatttactgtaatatttttatcagcAATGTGTGTCTCCCTGTCAGCCTCTGCATTGTTGTCCCCTGAATGCACAAGGGTTCCATTGCCTCTCCAGGCAGATGGAAGGCATGGGGTGTCTGAAATATGTTGCCTCCTGGTTCCAGACcagaataattaaaatgaacTGAATACAACCTGCACCTGTGAATGCAGGACCAGCctggaagagaaaaaggaagagccGGGACTGGGACATCATCACGTAATGGCTGGGGAGCCAATGCAGGTTGGCTATATGAACTCAGCATGGTTTGGCAGCAGGAGAACAAGGGATGAGGGGTGTCAGGGAGCCTGTGTTAAGAACAGtgttcacagacacacagggccTTTCATTTAGGACTCAGAGaccaagggacagagagagagagagcccagatggATCCACACCAGCTTGGCTTGGTAGAGCCCTGGCTTCAGTCTCTATGAGCCTTGTTTTAACCTCTGCccctctgtgctaacctaaggattTCCCAACACTGTCTCCCAGTTGAGTAATAAACCCTATTCTGTAGtcactgggcagagctcaccATGAGAAACAGGAGAGCTAGAGCCCAGAGGCCGGTCTCAGAGGCACTGAGGCCAGGTGGCCTATCCTcttggaaaatgtgaccccttGAGGGCCTGGCATGCTGAAGGGGTCACTCCCAAGAGACTTTTcaaaggcagggcagagcacagtCATAGTGACAGTCATATCAATGGAAGGAATGTGATGCTGTGAGCCCTGAGAGGCTGGGGACTGAGCGTGGGACTAGAAGCCACAAACACCTGcatcctgttcccagctctgccactgactcggaGTGGCCTTGGCCCGTCATAGACAGATGGATTCTGGCCTCTGGCAGAGTAAAGGGGGTTGGGCAATTCCCCCTCTGCAGgagtggctcagggctggcatACTTGACCGTATCCTCAGAGCACCAAAGTGTGTCACATGGTGTGGCTGGAGCACTTGGCGTTCTGCCAatagcagggctgcagagcagctGTGGAGGTTGCTGCAAGCTAGAGCAACCCTAGGGGTGCTCTAATGGACACTGGGGGCTGTTGCAATCCCTGGAACAGCCCAGGATCCAGGAGATGCAAATGTGGCTaaaagccaggctctctcctgggctgcacctcccgagaggcagaatttcatttttagaTTTGGCACAATATCTCCTTAAGGGCTAATTACATCTCGTAGGTGATCTTCTTACTGAGACCTTTACTACACTCttagggaaacattttaaaatgctccttctcCTAGAAATCAACTCCTCTTTTCTCGTCATTTTTTTCTGGCTTCCTATATCATATAAAGTGTTTGTCATTATTGTGCTCTACATTCCCCCTGCTTTCAGCCAGGTCTCAGAGTCAGGCGAAGCACTCAGAGGGACTGTAACTGATCATCTTAGCAGAATCactgctggttgaaattttttcatcaaaacattttttgaccAAATGTGGCTTTTTCAACAaagtgaaaattttcaatttcagtCAAAAATT
This genomic interval carries:
- the LOC135978689 gene encoding butyrophilin subfamily 3 member A2-like; translation: MEDSPMSPGSVRSLPLLAFTISLLSLHIHRLDSVSFKVIGPDRPIRALVGEDALLPCHLSPSMSAESMEVRWFRSTLSAVVHLYRDGRDQAGQQTAPYRSTTKLLKDGIANGTVSLRIHNITPSDEGIYGCLFQSPTFYEEAALELEVAGLGSTPHLSVDGYQDGGIHVVCESAGWYPKPQVLWRDLSGQRLAPVMEKISQQADRLFDTHTAAVIRDASNQNLSCSVLNPRLGQERTATMHIADVFLPRTSPCQLALSVTLAGVVFLSLLASYCFWKQHRAK